The genomic region CTGGCCTTTGCCGGCATTGGTCAACCTTCGAAATTCTATGACAGCCTCCGAAAGGCTGGCGCGCAAATCATCCAGACACGTGATTTTTCAGATCACCATCCCTTCACGGTGCAAGAGCTTGGCGATCTGCGTGCCGAGGTGGAACGGCTTGATGCGACACTTGTCACGACCCAAAAGGATCTGATGCGCTTGCCATTACAGGACCGGGACGGCATAAGCAGTCTCGACATTCGTCTGGTGTTCGAGGCACCAGATCAGCTCGCAAAGATTGTGACATCAGTACTTGCCGATGGATAAGAACAGCCAACTTTACAAAATGCGCCAGAAATACATCTCCCACCCGCTTCAGGGTTTCGGGGCGTATCTGGTCTACTGGATGTTTGCGCTGATGCCTGTTGACATGGCATCGGCGGTTGGCGGTTGGCTTCTGCGTACCCTGGGCCCCAAAGTCGGTCAGACCAAAAAGGCACGCAACAATCTGGTTGCGGCGTTCCCGGAAAAGTCGCGCGAAGAGATTGAGCAGATCATTGTTGGCATGTGGGACAATCTTGGCCGTTCGGCTGCCGAAATTCCCCACCTGCATAAAATGCGCCCGGGTGGACCCCGCATTGAAATCGTTGGCATTGAAAATGGCCTCGCCACCAAGACCGATGACAAGCCCGGCCTGTTCTTTTCCGGTCACATCGGCAACTGGGAAGCGACCATGTGCATCGCCGAGGTGCTTGATATGGACATGATGAGTGTCTATCGCGCGCCGGATAATCCGTGGGTAGAAGGCCTGTTCATGCGGGCCCGCAAAACCTTTAAGGGGAAACTGGTCAAAAAAGGCCCGGAGGGTGCACGTAAGCTCACGCGCTATCTGAAAGATGGCGGCCACGCCTGCATGCTGGTCGATCAAAAAATGACAGATGGTATCGCCGTGCCGTTTTTTGGCCGGGATGCGATGACAGCCCCGGCACTGGCACAGTTTGCCCTTAAATATGATGCACCAATCATTCCCGTTCGTTCAGAACGCCTGGATGGTGCGCATTTCCGCGTCACGTTCTATCCGCCACTTGAAGTCACCAAAACCGGTGACCGCCGCGCCGACATTCTGGCAATCATGACCGATGTGAACGCCATCATGGAACACTGGATCCGTGAGCGTCCCGAACAATGGCTTTGGCTGCATCGCCGTTGGCCGAAGTAAATCCGACTGGAGTTTTGATCTGGCATTAACCGAATAGGAACCCTGTTGGCGCAGACTGGCATTTCGTCCGCTGTCGAACGCGTCTTCGGAGCCCGCCTTTTTGCGCCGCTTGCTGATCATTTTCTGTCTTATTCTGGCTGGCTCGATCTTTGTCGTCTGGCCGACAATGGCGCTTGACCAGGACGACACGACCATTCGTGAAACGGCACGTGATATCCGCTTGCGGATTTCCGAGCTTGATCAGCAGCTCAAGGAACATCTGAAGCGTGCCCTTGAAGAATTCGGCAGTCGGCAAGTCGAATGCACCTCTGATCAACCCCGAAAATCATTGTCGCAATGTATCGAAGAAGATGCGCGCGATCTGACACGAACAACCATCACAATTGCCTCGGCCGGGAAGGATGATAAAAACCTTCTTGATGATCTGGCCGACACCGAAGAACGGTTTGCGCTGTTCACCCGCGAGATGAACAAAACCAATGATCTTCTGGCACGCGCAGGTGCAAGGCTTTACCTCAACAGTCTTGATGTTGCACCGGAAATGGACCAGTTGCGCCGTGATGTGATTGTCTTTGTCGAACGCAAACAGGCCTATGAGCTGCGTACCAAACAGGCGCTTCTGATCGCAACGGTTGCCATCATTCTGATCGCGATCTTTTCACTGATTTTCGCCGTTATTCAGCGTTTCAGATAAATCAAACGATGATCTGATGACCATTGCGTCGCCCATCCCCGGTCGCCGAAAGCATGTCGCCCGCCTGATTGACCTTGGCCGCATGCACCCCGCCAAAGAACATGTCCTCGCAATCCCAGCGCTGTTGATTGCCAAGGCTGAGCCCATCAAGCAAAGCATCATCAAATCCGGGCTCGACCGATAACAGTTTATCTTCGACATGCATGCGCGGGGCCGAAATCGCCCTATGCAGGGTCATGTCAAACGCATCGATATTAAGCAACACCTGCAGCATGGTTGACCGGATCCGGTTTGACCCGCCAGAGCCCAGCGCAACCGACGCCCCATCCTGGCCAAGATAAAGCGACGGCGTCATCATTGATGTCATACGAACACCACACGGCCAGTTATGGAAACCATCCGGCGACAGATCGGCTTCCCCCAGCATGTTGTTCATCATGATCCCGGTACCCGGCACGACCCGCCCAGATGTGGAGCCGTTTGAAATCGTCGCTGCGGCAAGATTGCCGTGCTGATCAACCACCGAAATATGGGTGGTGCCATTCTGACTAAGCGGGCGTTCGCCAATCATCAGACGATAACGCTCACACAGCTCGTCAGCCAGGATCGCCGGACGCGCACCATATTCCCTGCGCGCCAAACCGGTGGCATGAATGATCCGCGACACCGCTTCAAGATGGCGTTCCGAGCCAAAGGCGCCCAATGCCATTTCCCGCGCAAGCTTAAGACCAAAACCAACCAGAACCCCGCCCGATGCCGGCGGCGGGTTCAGGACAAACCGCCCCTTGCGTCCGGACACCAAAAGTGGATCACGCACCAAAACTCGATAGCCTGCCAGATCCTGTGCTGTCAGATAACCACCGTGTTCGGCACATCCCTGAACAAGGGCGGCACCAAGGTCACCTTGGTAAAATCCCTCTGCCCCGTTCTCGACCAGATAGTTGATGCTTTCTGCCAGATCGGGTTGCCGATGAAGCACACCGGCATCAAGCAGCTCAAACTCATCGGCACCGGTTTTGCCGGCCTTGCCAAACACCTTGCGGCTTTCGGCGCAAAAGCCCAAAAGCGGCTCGACAATCCCCATGACATAACGCTGAAAGGCATCAAGCTCGACGCCATCGCGCGCGGCACGGATCGCCGGCTCCGCCAGTTTTGCCATCGGCAGTTTGGCAAGATCGTCATGGACGGCAAAAAGCCCCGCCACCACGCCCGGTGTCGCCACCGAACCATAGCCACCATGAAATTCCTGGGTTACGCCACCGGCAAAGGTCGCAAGACGGCTTTCAAACTCAAGGTTTTCACGCGATCGCTTTTCAAGCGGCGTTTCGACAAAGAAATCATACAGCCGTGGCGTTTGCCCGGAAGGCCGCGCCATGACAAACCCGCCGCCGCCAAGCGATGCCAGAACCGGCTCTGCCACACAGGCCGCCCACATCGCGGCAATCACCGCGTCAAAGGCGTTGCCACCCTCGTCAAGCACACGGGCCGCCGCATCTGCGGTAACGGCATGTCCTGCGGCAACGGCCCCGTGGGTTTTCATGGCTTATCTTTCCCGTTACTGACTGGCGTTTGCGGTCTTTTGCGCTTCTTCCATTGGCGGCACCAGCAACTGGGCATCGACGCGCGCCGCCCCGACATTGACCCGCCAATCCAGATGTGGCCCGGTCGCACGACCTGACTCACCGATTTTACCGATCAAATCGCCCTGTTTGACGACATCACCGACCTGCACATCAATTTCAGACAGATGCAAAAACGCCGACACCACACCAAGCCCATGATCGATAAACAGTGTCGCACCGGAAAAATACATATCGGGATGGGCCAGCGTCACAATGCCATCCGCCGGGGCAACAACCGGACTTCCGGTCGGAAGCGCAATATCAACGCCCCAATGCGGTGCGCGCGGCTCTCCATTCAAAATCCGTTGCGATCCATAAACCCCGCTGATCGGGCCGACCGCTGGCCAGATAAAGCCGTTTTCCAGAAAGTTCTCGGTAAACCGTTCGGTGCGCGCTTCGCGGGCCTGGCGTGAATCATCCTGAATGCGGCTGATAACTTCCGGATCGGGCGTAACCATTTTGGGTGCCAGCCCGTCAATCCGTTGAACATTAAATTCGCGATCACCGATCTCGTAACTGAACGCCTCGACACTGCCATCGGCATGCCGGATGCTGACCCGTGCCGGGCCTTCGTAATCGCGCGGGAACCCCAGAACAAACCGGCCATCGGGTGCTATGGTATCAATCGCCTCATCATCCAGCAGCACTTCCGATCCGGCATCTGTCTGCCCGAACACAATCCCGCCCTGAACAAACTGCCCCTGATAGGTCGGCTCGGCCGCCTCTGCGGAAAGACTAACCGCCAAAAGGCCCGCTGCGGCCAGCATGCCGGAAATGGTCATACGCATTACAGAAGGCTCCCTTGTCTGTCGTCGTCTTTGGGGCTTGGATTTTTCTTCTTCGCCGGTTTGGGTTTGGCGGATTTTTCCGGCGTAGAGATGGCTGCGTTTTGATCCGCGATGGTAGCGCTATCATCCTTACCCTGCGCTGGCTTTGACGTCGCAACACCTTCACCCGCCGTAACAGGTGTGATGCCATCGCCCATCTCAAGATCATAGGTCTGCCCTGTGACAAGATCGGACGATTTACCAACAAGGTTGCCGTCAACGTCGCGCACCACCGCGAACCCGCGTTTCAGCACATTGCGGTAAGAATAACTTTCCAAAAGCCGGTCATAGCGTGCAAGTCCCTCTGCCTCGCGGGTCAGCGTATTACGAACCGCCCCCTGCAAACGCGTGCCAAGATCAATGATCTGTTTGTCGGCACGGGCAATGTCGCGTTTGGCGTCACTGGGCCGAAGGCCAGCCACAGCACGATCAAGGCGCGATTGCTGCATCTGAAGGGCGGATTTCATCGCACCATCCAAACGCAATGCCGCGTTTTCCAAACGCCCGCGCTTTTCTGAAAGCTGTTCACGCGGGCTGACCAGTCGTGCACTGGCCTCGTTCAGGCGGGCACGCGCCTGCTGCGTGACATTGACCGCCGCACGCGGCAAACGATCCGCCCAGTTATCAAGCGTCTGGCTGCGCTCCTCGAGCATGCGTTTGGGATCGCCCAAACCACGCGCCAGACTTTCAAGCGCCGTTTTCTTTTCAACGCCCAAACGCCGGACGGCTTGCGCCAGACGAAGACCATCTTCCTCGACCTGACCAATCAGCTCAACCCGGACCGGAACGGCCTTTTCCGCCGCCCCGGTGGGCGTCGGTGCCCGCAGGTCCGAAACAAAATCGATCAGGGTGGTGTCGGTTTCATGGCCGACCGCCGAAATTACCGGAATATCAGACTCGGCCACCGCGCGGGCAACGACTTCCTCGTTAAACGACCACAGATCTTCAAGTGACCCACCACCGCGCGCAACGATCAACACATCCGGGCGCGGGATCTGGCCATAGGGCAGAAGATCATTAAAGCCCCGCACGGCTTCGGCCACCTGTTCGGCGGCTCCTTGCCCCTGCACGAGTACTGGCCACAATAAAACCCGGCGCGGAAAACGATCGCGCAGGCGATGCATAATATCGCGGATCACGGCACCCGTGGGCGATGTAACAATGCCGATAACATCGGGAAGGAACGGGATCGGTTTTTTGCGGTCGGGATCAAAAAGCCCTTCGGCGGCGAGTTTCTTTTTGCGTTCTTCCAGAAGCTTTAAAAGCGCGCCTTCGCCCGCGACTTCCATCGTCTCGATGACGATCTGGTATTTTGATCGGCCCGGAAATGTTGTGAGCCGCCCGGTAACGATGACTTCCATGCCGTCTTCGGGCACAAGGCCAAGTTTGGCCGCCTGCCCGCGCCAGCACACGCCATCAATCACCGCCTTGTCGTCTTTCAACGCAAGGTACATATGCCCGCTGCTGGCGCGTTTGAACCCGGAAATTTCGCCGCGCACCCGCACGAACGAAAACGCATCCTCCACAGTCCGCTTCAGTGCGTTTGACAGGTCGGAAACCGAAAATTCGGGTGCATTTCCCGATTTTACGGGCGTTTCGGGAACCGGGGCATAAGGGTCGAACAAATCTTGCGTCATCAAGGGTACTTTATGCTAAAAGCCCGCCTAATAATTTTGCGGGGTGGCAATTGGGTCTAGCCTAGTTCATCGCGCATGGACCATCAAGCAATCGGACAAGTCGAAGGATAAAGTCATGAAGGTTCTGGTCGTTGGCGGCGGCGGACGTGAACACGCATTGTGCTGGGCAATTGCGCGCAGCCCGCGCATTTCCAAACTGTGGTGTGCACCGGGCAATGCCGGTATCGCGGATTCGGCCGAATGCGTTGCGATTTCCGATGGCGACATCGATGGTCTGGTAAAATTTGCCAAGGACAACGCGGTTGATCTGGTCGTTGTCGGCCCCGAGGCCCCGCTTGTTGCGGGCCTTGTTGATGCGCTGGATGCCGTGGGCATCAAATCATTCGGTTGTTCCAAGGCAGCCGCCCAGCTTGAAGGCTCCAAGGGCTTCATGAAGGACATGGTGGCAAAGTTCGGTGTGCCGACTGCTGCCTATGGCCGTTTTACCGATCCCAAAGACGCCAAGGCGTTTGTCGAAAAACAGGGCGCACCGATTGTGGTCAAGACCGATGGTCTGGCGGCGGGCAAGGGTGTGACCATTTGTATGACAAATGACGAAGCCTTTGCTGCCATTGAAGAATGCATGGTGGGCGGCAAGTTTGGTGATGCCGGTGCGGAAATCGTGATCGAGGAATTCCTCAAAGGTGAGGAAGCCTCATTTTTTGCTGTTTGTGATGGCGAAAACGTCATTCCGCTGGTCGCGGCCCAGGATCACAAGGCGGTTGGCGAAGGCGACACCGGCCCCAATACGGGCGGCATGGGGGCCTATTCCCCGGCCCCGGTCTTTACCGATGCGGTCGAAGCCAAGGTCATGGATCAGATCATTATCCCAACCGTCAAGGGCATGGCCGCAGAAGGCCATCCGTTCAAGGGCGTGCTGTTTGCCGGTCTGATGATTAACGATACGGGCAACCCGAAACTGATCGAATACAACATTCGGTTTGGCGACCCGGAATGTCAGGTGCTGATGACCCGTTTGAAATCGGACGTGCTTGATATCCTGGACGGGGCAGCCACCGGCACGCTCGATAAAGTCAAACCGGAATGGCACGATGAAACCGCGATGGTCGTTGTCATGGCCGCCAAGGGGTATCCGGGATCCTACGAAAAAGGCACCGAGATCAAAAACGTCCCGGCGGCGGACGCCATGGACAAGGTCAAAGTCCTGCATGCCGGTACCAAGATGGATGGCGACAAGCTGGTTGCAACCGGTGGCCGCGTTCTTGGTGTAACCGCGCGCGGCGCGACGGTCACCGAAACGCAGAAACGTGCCTATGAGGCGGTTGATGCAATTGATTGGGATGGTGGTTTCTGCCGCCGCGATATCGGCTGGCGCGCGGTTGCCCGCGAACAGGGCTAAGCTGCAAGCAAACCAAGCTACCAAAATCGAAGGCCGGGTTACGCAACCCGGTCTTTTTTTATGGCCAAAGATTTCTGGTTTCCGGCGTGATAGCGGATATGGCAGCGGCCCTGATCATCAATCTCGATATCGGCGGCAACCCCGAAAACATCGCGAAGGTTTTGCGATGTCAAAATCTGTTCGGGTGTACCAAGCGCAATCAGCTTGCCACAATCCATCATCGCAATCCGGTCACAAAACATCGCCGCATGGTTTAGATCATGGAGGGCGGCAACCACAGTGACCGGCAGTGCGCGCACCAGTTCCAGCAGGCCCAGCTGATGATGGATATCAAGATGGTTGGTGGGTTCATCAAGCAACAGGAAATCGGGCTGCTGGGCCAAGGCACGGGCGATGTGAACGCGCTGCTTTTCACCGCCCGAAAGCGTATGCCACATCCGGTCCGCAAATGGCCCCATTTCAACACTGGCAAGGGCTTCGCACACGATGGCGTCGTCGTGCCCTGACCATGGTGTCAGCAAACTAAGATATGGCGTTCGACCAAGCGCGACGGCATCGCGCACGGTAATGCGGTCGATGGTGTCGGCCTGTTGTTCGACAAAACCTATATGACGGGCAAGGTTGCGCCGACCGATTTTCTTCATCGGCTGATCCCCCAGCAACGCCTGCCCGGTCGAGGGTGCACGAATGCCGCCCAGAACCGACATCATGCTGGTTTTGCCCGACCCGTTTGGCCCGATCACGCCAAGAAACTCGCCACGTGTCACCCGAAGCGACACGTCGCTGATGATTTTTTTGAATCCGGCATTCCAGCCGACATTGCGTAATTCAAGGCTCATCGCAATACCCGCCCATGACACAGGATGATCGCAAAGGCCGGTGCACCGATCAGGGCCGTGATCACCCCGATGGGCAGGACCTGACCATCAAGAATGATGCGCGATACAATATCGGCCGCCACAAGGAACACCGCCCCGATCAGGGCAGATGCCGGCAACAGAAAGCCATGCCGTGTCCCGACAAAGAACCGCGCGGCATGGGGAATGACCAACCCGACAAAGCCGATGGACCCGACAATAGTGACCATGACGGCCGTCATCGATGCGGCAATGGCAATCAACACCACATAAACCCGGCGCACCGGCACACCAAGGGATGCCGCCGATTCCACTCCAAAGGTAAAGGCATCGAGCGCCCGCGAATACCAAAGGCAAACCAGCAAGCCAATAACGGCCACCGGGAGTGCAAGATAGACATCGGGCCAACGCACGCCACTTAAATTACCAAGCAACCAGAACATCACCCCGCGTGCCTCGTCCGCCGTGGCGGCCTTGGTCACGATGAATGACGTTAACGCGTTAAAAAGTTGCGATCCCGCGACCCCGGCAAGAATGATCGCACCTGCCCCGCGCCCGGCCGGAATGGCCAAAAGGGCAACAAACCCGAATGCCACCAGCGCGCCGACAAAGGCGCCAAGTGACAGGGAAACCATGCCTGCCCCGAACCCCAGAATGGCAACACTGACCGCACCGGTCGATGCCCCGGCCGAAATCCCCAACAAATAGGGATCCGCCAGACTATTGCGCAAAAGCGCCTGCAACACTGCGCCCGATAGCGCAAGGGACGCGCCGCAGGCCGCCGCCACCATGGCGCGCGATATCCGGTAATTCCAGATGATCCCGGCATCAATCGGATCAACGTCATAGCCCGCCTGCCAAAGATGATTGGCAATGGTCTGAAGCACGGTGCCAAGGGGAATGTGTGTTTCCCCCTTGGCCGCGGCCATCGCGATGACGCCAACAAGCAAAACCAGGGCGCCAAGACTGACACCGGCCCGCACAAGATATGCCCGCCCCGCCAGCGATTGCCGAGGTGGCTGAACCGGCTGCTGCACTGGCGTTGTTTCAAACATTGAATTCTCCGGGCATATCAGGCGCCTTTGGCAGTGCAGGTCAGTTCGAAGCGCTCAGTCTTTCGACCGCTTCGGCAAGTGTTTCAATACCATTGATCAGGCGGATGGTCGGATCCATCGACTGGGCGTCCATCACCACGATATTGCCATTGCGCACCGCCTTCATCTGACTTGCTACCGGATCGGTTTTCAGGAAGTCCATCTTGACCTGCCAGTCATCAGCCGGAAAACGCCGACGTCCCATTTTACCGATCACGATGATATCAGGGTTTGCGCGCGCGATGGTTTCCCAGCCAACTGTTGGCCATTCTTCATTGCTGTCGATGATGTTGCGAACACCAAGTTTACCGGCGATATAGCCCGCGGCGCCGTTTTTACCGGCCACA from Thalassospira indica harbors:
- the xseA gene encoding exodeoxyribonuclease VII large subunit, yielding MTQDLFDPYAPVPETPVKSGNAPEFSVSDLSNALKRTVEDAFSFVRVRGEISGFKRASSGHMYLALKDDKAVIDGVCWRGQAAKLGLVPEDGMEVIVTGRLTTFPGRSKYQIVIETMEVAGEGALLKLLEERKKKLAAEGLFDPDRKKPIPFLPDVIGIVTSPTGAVIRDIMHRLRDRFPRRVLLWPVLVQGQGAAEQVAEAVRGFNDLLPYGQIPRPDVLIVARGGGSLEDLWSFNEEVVARAVAESDIPVISAVGHETDTTLIDFVSDLRAPTPTGAAEKAVPVRVELIGQVEEDGLRLAQAVRRLGVEKKTALESLARGLGDPKRMLEERSQTLDNWADRLPRAAVNVTQQARARLNEASARLVSPREQLSEKRGRLENAALRLDGAMKSALQMQQSRLDRAVAGLRPSDAKRDIARADKQIIDLGTRLQGAVRNTLTREAEGLARYDRLLESYSYRNVLKRGFAVVRDVDGNLVGKSSDLVTGQTYDLEMGDGITPVTAGEGVATSKPAQGKDDSATIADQNAAISTPEKSAKPKPAKKKNPSPKDDDRQGSLL
- a CDS encoding FecCD family ABC transporter permease — protein: MFETTPVQQPVQPPRQSLAGRAYLVRAGVSLGALVLLVGVIAMAAAKGETHIPLGTVLQTIANHLWQAGYDVDPIDAGIIWNYRISRAMVAAACGASLALSGAVLQALLRNSLADPYLLGISAGASTGAVSVAILGFGAGMVSLSLGAFVGALVAFGFVALLAIPAGRGAGAIILAGVAGSQLFNALTSFIVTKAATADEARGVMFWLLGNLSGVRWPDVYLALPVAVIGLLVCLWYSRALDAFTFGVESAASLGVPVRRVYVVLIAIAASMTAVMVTIVGSIGFVGLVIPHAARFFVGTRHGFLLPASALIGAVFLVAADIVSRIILDGQVLPIGVITALIGAPAFAIILCHGRVLR
- a CDS encoding gamma-glutamyltransferase family protein — its product is MKTHGAVAAGHAVTADAAARVLDEGGNAFDAVIAAMWAACVAEPVLASLGGGGFVMARPSGQTPRLYDFFVETPLEKRSRENLEFESRLATFAGGVTQEFHGGYGSVATPGVVAGLFAVHDDLAKLPMAKLAEPAIRAARDGVELDAFQRYVMGIVEPLLGFCAESRKVFGKAGKTGADEFELLDAGVLHRQPDLAESINYLVENGAEGFYQGDLGAALVQGCAEHGGYLTAQDLAGYRVLVRDPLLVSGRKGRFVLNPPPASGGVLVGFGLKLAREMALGAFGSERHLEAVSRIIHATGLARREYGARPAILADELCERYRLMIGERPLSQNGTTHISVVDQHGNLAAATISNGSTSGRVVPGTGIMMNNMLGEADLSPDGFHNWPCGVRMTSMMTPSLYLGQDGASVALGSGGSNRIRSTMLQVLLNIDAFDMTLHRAISAPRMHVEDKLLSVEPGFDDALLDGLSLGNQQRWDCEDMFFGGVHAAKVNQAGDMLSATGDGRRNGHQIIV
- a CDS encoding lauroyl acyltransferase; the protein is MDKNSQLYKMRQKYISHPLQGFGAYLVYWMFALMPVDMASAVGGWLLRTLGPKVGQTKKARNNLVAAFPEKSREEIEQIIVGMWDNLGRSAAEIPHLHKMRPGGPRIEIVGIENGLATKTDDKPGLFFSGHIGNWEATMCIAEVLDMDMMSVYRAPDNPWVEGLFMRARKTFKGKLVKKGPEGARKLTRYLKDGGHACMLVDQKMTDGIAVPFFGRDAMTAPALAQFALKYDAPIIPVRSERLDGAHFRVTFYPPLEVTKTGDRRADILAIMTDVNAIMEHWIRERPEQWLWLHRRWPK
- the purD gene encoding phosphoribosylamine--glycine ligase, whose protein sequence is MKVLVVGGGGREHALCWAIARSPRISKLWCAPGNAGIADSAECVAISDGDIDGLVKFAKDNAVDLVVVGPEAPLVAGLVDALDAVGIKSFGCSKAAAQLEGSKGFMKDMVAKFGVPTAAYGRFTDPKDAKAFVEKQGAPIVVKTDGLAAGKGVTICMTNDEAFAAIEECMVGGKFGDAGAEIVIEEFLKGEEASFFAVCDGENVIPLVAAQDHKAVGEGDTGPNTGGMGAYSPAPVFTDAVEAKVMDQIIIPTVKGMAAEGHPFKGVLFAGLMINDTGNPKLIEYNIRFGDPECQVLMTRLKSDVLDILDGAATGTLDKVKPEWHDETAMVVVMAAKGYPGSYEKGTEIKNVPAADAMDKVKVLHAGTKMDGDKLVATGGRVLGVTARGATVTETQKRAYEAVDAIDWDGGFCRRDIGWRAVAREQG
- a CDS encoding ABC transporter ATP-binding protein; protein product: MSLELRNVGWNAGFKKIISDVSLRVTRGEFLGVIGPNGSGKTSMMSVLGGIRAPSTGQALLGDQPMKKIGRRNLARHIGFVEQQADTIDRITVRDAVALGRTPYLSLLTPWSGHDDAIVCEALASVEMGPFADRMWHTLSGGEKQRVHIARALAQQPDFLLLDEPTNHLDIHHQLGLLELVRALPVTVVAALHDLNHAAMFCDRIAMMDCGKLIALGTPEQILTSQNLRDVFGVAADIEIDDQGRCHIRYHAGNQKSLAIKKDRVA
- a CDS encoding M23 family metallopeptidase; translation: MRMTISGMLAAAGLLAVSLSAEAAEPTYQGQFVQGGIVFGQTDAGSEVLLDDEAIDTIAPDGRFVLGFPRDYEGPARVSIRHADGSVEAFSYEIGDREFNVQRIDGLAPKMVTPDPEVISRIQDDSRQAREARTERFTENFLENGFIWPAVGPISGVYGSQRILNGEPRAPHWGVDIALPTGSPVVAPADGIVTLAHPDMYFSGATLFIDHGLGVVSAFLHLSEIDVQVGDVVKQGDLIGKIGESGRATGPHLDWRVNVGAARVDAQLLVPPMEEAQKTANASQ